A part of Oceaniferula flava genomic DNA contains:
- a CDS encoding DUF5069 domain-containing protein, giving the protein MSNEKVKLLAKDLSKEFPRSPRETIAGYVVATRTLDKCRAVIAGTADEYHYDCPLDQVFFDFTELDADKFKAFVAEGATDAEVADYIQENAKKREKVEIVKWNNSLRYKSISDMPENLQEFLEDYIEEYVPKHRPVYVWFDVYDLEEGRI; this is encoded by the coding sequence ATGTCTAACGAAAAAGTCAAACTACTCGCCAAAGATCTCTCGAAAGAATTTCCACGCAGCCCGCGTGAGACCATTGCCGGCTATGTTGTCGCAACTCGCACACTGGACAAGTGTCGTGCCGTGATTGCAGGCACCGCCGATGAGTATCACTACGATTGCCCACTCGATCAGGTCTTTTTCGATTTCACCGAGCTTGATGCGGATAAATTCAAAGCATTCGTTGCCGAAGGTGCCACCGATGCTGAAGTCGCCGATTACATCCAAGAAAACGCCAAGAAGCGCGAAAAAGTGGAAATCGTCAAATGGAACAACAGCCTCCGCTACAAATCCATCTCTGACATGCCGGAAAACCTTCAAGAGTTTCTCGAAGATTACATCGAAGAATACGTGCCAAAACACCGTCCAGTCTACGTCTGGTTCGATGTCTATGACCTTGAAGAAGGTCGTATCTAA
- a CDS encoding vWA domain-containing protein, whose product MNQNLTEIAYILDRSGSMQSLCEPAITGFNSFLREQQDTPGEATFSLVLFDDEYQLHADRSPICEVRPLDASSYVPRGCTALLDAIGRSIDHIGKQLAITAEKDRPAQVIVAIYTDGYENASTDYTEQQIRQMIRHQTNHYGWKFLFLGAHEDAITTACDYGIDPGNASIVNHDTAGTNAAASSYSRKIRASRKLAQGSLEKQDLYDSVTPLAKIVSEETQKFKN is encoded by the coding sequence ATGAACCAAAACCTCACTGAAATTGCCTACATCCTCGATCGCTCAGGCTCCATGCAATCGCTCTGCGAACCTGCCATTACAGGTTTTAACAGCTTCCTGAGGGAACAGCAGGATACGCCTGGAGAAGCTACCTTTTCCCTAGTGCTCTTCGATGATGAATATCAACTCCATGCCGACCGCTCACCGATTTGCGAAGTTCGCCCGCTCGACGCCAGCAGTTATGTCCCTCGTGGCTGCACCGCCTTGCTTGATGCCATCGGGCGCAGCATCGATCACATTGGTAAACAGCTTGCTATCACAGCGGAAAAAGACCGTCCTGCCCAAGTCATCGTGGCGATCTACACCGATGGCTACGAAAACGCCTCCACTGATTACACGGAGCAGCAGATCAGACAAATGATCCGGCATCAGACAAATCATTACGGGTGGAAATTTCTCTTCCTTGGAGCCCACGAAGATGCCATAACAACGGCCTGTGACTACGGGATCGATCCTGGTAATGCCTCGATTGTGAACCACGACACCGCTGGAACCAATGCCGCGGCGTCCAGCTACTCCCGCAAGATCAGAGCGAGCCGCAAACTCGCGCAAGGCAGTCTCGAAAAGCAGGATCTCTATGACAGTGTGACTCCGCTGGCAAAGATCGTGAGCGAGGAGACGCAGAAATTTAAGAACTAA